The genomic segment GGGGGGAATTAGATTCAGGAATTAGATTGAAAAGTCCCCCTTATTAAGGGGGATTTAGGGGGATCTGAATCAGGAATTAACAAAACTGACATGCTCCCGGTAAAATCTCATTCAGTAAACTTATTTTTTCCTTCCTTCAATCATCACACCAACCGAGCCCAAATCATGAATTTTCATGGAAAATCCTATAGATTCAAGCAACTCCTGGAAATAGCTGAAAGGATAAGCATTAGGACAATGGGAACCCCCTTCTAAAATCACTTGATTGCCATTGATACTTTCTACTTTTAAACCTGTTTTAGCATAAAAGCGTAAGCGCTCATCCATCACTTCTTGACCACATTTGAAAGTCGAAATAAATATATTTTCGTCTACTAGTTTTCCTAGATTGTCGAAAACAGGTTTATGAACGTCTTGAGAAATATTGCCAATGGTATTCCATCCCAGTAGAGCATAGGTAAACGTTTCTTGAACCAGAGTAGGTAAATGTTCCGCTCTTCCGAGAATGAGTTTTACATTATCAAAATCGGCAGTTGATTCTTTAGCTATGTTTACCAATTGTTCGGCAAAATCAATTCCTGTGATCTTACCGACAAGGGGGGCAAGATGACGAAGATAACGTCCCTCACCACATCCTACCTCCAGAACACTATCCACCCCTTCAAAGGTTTTCTTAATAAATTCTTCTTCTAACTTCTGATACTCCCTGACTCCTTCTGTCTCATTTTGAGGATCGAGCAAAGTCAATCCGATCCCTTCGTAAAAGTCTTTGCTATCTTTCATTATTTCTTCTATCCTTTAACAGCTTCACCTAGTTTACCAGCATCAAGTAAATTATGAAAAAACGTTTCTATATCGGCTTTTTGCAGTTCAGCTTTAGCCAAAATTAACCGAATCATAACCTGACATTGATAATGAGCATAGTTGACAAAAGCTGTTCCAGAATGAAATAATTGGTTGCTTATGTCTAGATTCAGTTGGTCTAACGCATATGACTTAAATCTTAACGTTAAATCCCTGTTGTGATTGTTGAGATTTTCCTCAAGGTGGGGAAAATCTCATTCAGTCAAATTATTGTTTAGTTCCTTCAATCATCACACCAACAAAGCCCAAATCATGAGTTTCCATAGAAAATCCTGCCGATTCAAGCAACTCCTGTAAATAGCTGAAAGGATAAGCATTAGCATGATGCAATCCCCCTTCTAAAATTACTTGATTGCCATCGATGCTTTCTACCTTAAAACCCGTTTTAGCGTAATAGCGTAAGCGCTCATCCATGACGTCTTGGTTAGATTTAAACGTAGAGATAAATATCTTTTTATCTACTAATTTTGCCAGATTATCCAAAATAGCTTTATGAAGCTGTTGAGGAATATTGCCAATGGTATTCCATGCCAGTAAACCGTAAGTGAAATTTTCTTGAACTAGAGTTGTTAAATGTTCTGCTCTTCCGGCTAAAATGGTTACATTATTAAACGTAGAAGTGGAGTCTTTAGCTAAGGCTACAAGCTGTTCTGAAAAATCAATTCCTGTGATCTTTCCTACAATGGGGGCAAGCTTACGAATATAACGTCCCTCACCACATCCTACATCCAGAACACTATCCACCCCTTCAAAGGTTTTCAGTATAAAGTCATCCTCTAACTCCATATACTCCCTGATTCCTTCCGTCTGATTTTGAGGCTCCAGAAACTTTAATCCCATCCCTTCGTAAAAGTCTTTGCTATCTTTCATGATTGCTTCTATCCTTTAACAGCTTCACCTAGTTTACCAGCATCAAGTAAATTATGGAAAAAGATTTCTAGATCAGCTTTTTGCAGTTCAGGGTTAGCGAGAATTAACCGAATCATAACCTGACCTTGATAATGAGCATAGTTGACAAAAGCTGTGCCAGAATGAAATAATTGGTTGCGTATGTCTAGATTCAGCTGGTCTAACCCAGTAGAGTCAAGCTGTTTATCTTTGGGGATATAACGGAAACAAATATTCAAAAATTGTGGTTCAGCGATTAATTCTAAATTATCGCAACGGCGGATATACTCGGTGGCATAATTAGCTAGGTCAAATAAATGATTCACCAGCTGCTCATAACCTTTTTTGCCATAGTATTTCCAACACAGCCATAATTTTAGGGCATCTACTCTCCGACCACATTGTAACGACTTAGTTCCCAAATTATATAAATCATTTTCATCATCATGGAATAGATAATCGGTACCTCCCCCAGAGCAAGCTTCTGACAATATTCCTTTTTCTTTGACTAAAATAGCCGAACAAATTAAAGGAACTCCCATTAACTTATGAGCATCCCAAGTAAACGAATCAACTAACTCACTTCCTGCTAACAAATGCTGGTGTTTTTCACTAAATAAAACCGGCCCACCCCAAGCAGCATCGACATGCAGCCACAAGCCATATTTCCTGGTAATTTCGGCAAGGGTCGGTAACGGATCGAAAGCTCCTAAAACAGTTGTACCGGCAGTTGCACCCACAAAGAACGGTGTTTTTTCTTCTGATAAGCTCTGTTGAATCGCAGCTTCTAGTGCTTCGGGAATCATTTTGCCATCAACATCAGATTTAACCTTGACTAAATTTTGGATGCCAATCCCTAACAAATTGGCAGCTTTTAAATAGGAATAATGAGCTTGTTCGGAAACAAAGGCAACTAACTGATGATTACCCAATCCCTGCAATTTAGCTTCCGGTAAAACTTGATGTCGTCCACAAAGCATTCCGATCAGATTAGCATTACTTCCTCCAGTTACCATCAACCCTTCACCTGGATTAAACCCCACTAAACTGGTCAATTTTTTAATCAATTCTATTTCCATCAGGGTGGCTACTGGGGCGACATCATAGGTGTGCATGGTAGTATTCGTGGCACTGGTCACCATGTCGGCTATTATTCCCGGAATACTAGACCCACTAAAAAGTAGATTAAAAAATTGAGTGCTACCGGTTCTAACGCTATAGTTCAGGTAAGATTCTACTATAGGAATTAACGCTTCTAACGCTACTCCTTCATCGGGTAACGTTAAATCGAGTTTTTCCTTAAGACCATTAGCGGTTTGATAATTAACGACTTTGGGCTCGGGATCCAAATTACCTTCTAAATAGTTGAGAATTATGGTAAAGGCTTTAGTCAGGGTTGTTTCTGTATCTTTCATAGGGGGTAGGGAATGGGTAGTCGGGAGTCGGGAGTCGGGAGTCGGGAGTCGGGTTTGGTAAAATTGACTCTATAATATTACCATAAAAAAACGCTATTCTTGGATAGAATATCGACAGCTGTACTAGGATTTAGTCTAATACAAATAAGCGGCAATTATATCAATAATAACCGGTTTTGGATATTAAATCAACCAGATAAAAATTTTAATTATTCTATCGGTAGCAAGGAAAGTATAGTTGAGGACATAGTATTTTGGTTTATATGATGTCAGGATAATTACCCTTAATAAAAATCCCCCCCATCTCCCCATATTCCCCTCCTGGGAGGGGTTAGGGGTGGGTCCCCATCTCCCCATCTCCCCATCTCCCCATATTCCCCTCCTGGGAGGGGTTAGGGGTGGGTCCCCATCTCCCCATCTCCCCATCTCCCCATATTCCCCTCCTGGGAGGGGTTAGGGGTGGGTCCCCATCTCCCCATCTCCCTAATCCCTACTTCCAGATCGGACTATTTTCCACTAGCTGTTAGAATATTGCGGTAGCCAATGACTAATCACAATGAAGTCTAAACTCAACTATATCCTGCAATGTATTTATGGCAAGGTGTACTATTTGTTAACCCGCCCAAAATTTTCCCTGTCAATTAGTTCTTTGATTTCTCGAACGGTGGTAGCTTGAATCGCAATTCTATCCTCAATTTTTAGGGATGGATCGTAAGATGGTTGACTAGTATTCGTAATTTTTCCTCCTCCTCCAGTAGGACAAGCAATAAAAGCCACAGAGGCTAACCAGGGAAATTTAACTGAGAAATCGTCAATCCAGTTTTGGGCATAATCCCTCCAGTGGCAATCTTCAAGCAACGAAGCTAATTCGCCTTTCATAAACTCCTGACTCGTGATTCTGGGTAAGATTTTGTCGTGATATCGAACCTCTGCATCAGAGCCAAAAGCATCTTGTATTAGTTCCAGAGCAGCGATATGATCACCTTCTTTAGCAGGGGATAAATGCTGTCCGCAATAAAGTCCATCTGGAAATAAGTGAACTGCTGCATTGCGAACAAATACCTCTAATCTTCTCAATCCTAATTCATCTCCAGTCTGACCATAAGAAGGCAAATAATCGCCAATTTTTTTGGGAGCAATAAACTGACCGGGATTGCAGATAATGCCATGCAGAAACTGAGGTTCAAAAGTGGTTTCTGTATAGGGTTCTTGTTTGAAAGCTACACCCAAGCTTTTAGTACTTTCGTAATAACACCCATTTTCTTTACAGATATTGATGCCTACTTCTACATCTTTTTCTTCTGGTTCAACAGCATAGACAATGCAGGAACTTATTCCCCGTTTTATAGCTTCATCAACAATACGGATTGCCAATGTACCTGTTCCTGCAC from the Moorena sp. SIOASIH genome contains:
- a CDS encoding class I SAM-dependent methyltransferase, whose product is MKDSKDFYEGIGLTLLDPQNETEGVREYQKLEEEFIKKTFEGVDSVLEVGCGEGRYLRHLAPLVGKITGIDFAEQLVNIAKESTADFDNVKLILGRAEHLPTLVQETFTYALLGWNTIGNISQDVHKPVFDNLGKLVDENIFISTFKCGQEVMDERLRFYAKTGLKVESINGNQVILEGGSHCPNAYPFSYFQELLESIGFSMKIHDLGSVGVMIEGRKK
- a CDS encoding class I SAM-dependent methyltransferase, which codes for MKDSKDFYEGMGLKFLEPQNQTEGIREYMELEDDFILKTFEGVDSVLDVGCGEGRYIRKLAPIVGKITGIDFSEQLVALAKDSTSTFNNVTILAGRAEHLTTLVQENFTYGLLAWNTIGNIPQQLHKAILDNLAKLVDKKIFISTFKSNQDVMDERLRYYAKTGFKVESIDGNQVILEGGLHHANAYPFSYLQELLESAGFSMETHDLGFVGVMIEGTKQ
- a CDS encoding aspartate aminotransferase family protein; the encoded protein is MKDTETTLTKAFTIILNYLEGNLDPEPKVVNYQTANGLKEKLDLTLPDEGVALEALIPIVESYLNYSVRTGSTQFFNLLFSGSSIPGIIADMVTSATNTTMHTYDVAPVATLMEIELIKKLTSLVGFNPGEGLMVTGGSNANLIGMLCGRHQVLPEAKLQGLGNHQLVAFVSEQAHYSYLKAANLLGIGIQNLVKVKSDVDGKMIPEALEAAIQQSLSEEKTPFFVGATAGTTVLGAFDPLPTLAEITRKYGLWLHVDAAWGGPVLFSEKHQHLLAGSELVDSFTWDAHKLMGVPLICSAILVKEKGILSEACSGGGTDYLFHDDENDLYNLGTKSLQCGRRVDALKLWLCWKYYGKKGYEQLVNHLFDLANYATEYIRRCDNLELIAEPQFLNICFRYIPKDKQLDSTGLDQLNLDIRNQLFHSGTAFVNYAHYQGQVMIRLILANPELQKADLEIFFHNLLDAGKLGEAVKG